A genome region from Frankineae bacterium MT45 includes the following:
- a CDS encoding probable phosphoglycerate mutase — protein sequence MRRQVIVEADGGSRGNPGPAGYGAVVFDADSGEVLAERNESLGVQTNNFAEYNGLIAGLRAAAELGATSVTVQMDSKLVVEQMKGTWQAKHAGMRALRDEALELALQFEQIRYRWIPRERNKYADRLANEAMDRAAGIEPKPRKAAAEPVAPAPSPSSTSESPAANGTSPASSVSATEATAAAVGPQPTAAASASPSWVPSGGVPTRLILVRHGSTAHSPLRLLSGRNDLPLSAEGEVQAESLRLRLRRIPDVAAVVSSPLPRCLQTAQIIAGSAKVRVVPAFAELDFGVWEGLSMAEVTSRWSAEFAEFSATGETPAPNGESFAQVAARVRRGRDDLISNFPGQTVVVVTHVTPIKTLLRLALGAPHETLFRIHLDTASVSIIDYFADGNASVRLVNDTSHLSRSDEKAPVS from the coding sequence GTGAGACGGCAGGTAATCGTCGAGGCAGACGGCGGATCACGAGGAAACCCCGGTCCAGCCGGCTACGGCGCGGTGGTCTTCGACGCCGACAGCGGCGAGGTCCTGGCCGAGCGGAATGAGTCGCTCGGCGTCCAGACGAACAACTTCGCCGAATACAACGGGCTCATCGCGGGGCTGCGGGCGGCCGCCGAGCTGGGTGCGACGTCGGTGACGGTCCAGATGGATTCGAAGCTCGTCGTCGAGCAGATGAAGGGCACCTGGCAGGCCAAGCACGCCGGCATGCGCGCACTCCGCGACGAGGCGCTGGAGTTGGCGCTGCAGTTCGAGCAGATCCGCTACCGGTGGATTCCCCGCGAGCGCAATAAGTACGCCGATCGGCTGGCCAATGAAGCGATGGACCGCGCGGCCGGCATCGAACCGAAGCCTCGAAAGGCGGCGGCCGAACCGGTCGCCCCGGCCCCCTCGCCGTCGTCCACCAGCGAGAGTCCGGCGGCGAACGGCACTTCGCCGGCCAGTTCGGTGTCGGCCACTGAGGCGACGGCTGCCGCGGTAGGCCCTCAGCCCACTGCGGCAGCCAGCGCGTCACCGAGCTGGGTGCCCAGTGGTGGCGTCCCCACCCGACTGATCCTGGTCCGCCACGGTTCGACGGCCCACTCGCCGCTGCGGCTCCTCTCCGGCCGAAATGACCTGCCGCTATCGGCCGAAGGCGAGGTGCAGGCGGAGTCGCTGCGCCTTCGACTACGCCGGATCCCGGACGTGGCGGCTGTGGTGAGTTCGCCGCTGCCACGCTGCCTGCAGACGGCGCAGATCATCGCGGGTTCGGCCAAGGTACGAGTCGTTCCCGCCTTCGCCGAGCTTGACTTCGGGGTCTGGGAGGGGCTGAGCATGGCCGAGGTGACGAGCCGCTGGTCGGCCGAATTCGCCGAGTTCTCGGCCACCGGTGAGACGCCGGCCCCGAACGGCGAGTCGTTCGCCCAGGTCGCTGCGCGGGTGCGCCGGGGACGAGACGACCTGATCAGCAACTTCCCGGGGCAGACGGTCGTCGTCGTCACGCACGTCACTCCGATCAAGACCCTGCTGCGACTGGCCCTCGGGGCGCCACACGAGACGCTGTTCCGGATCCACCTCGACACGGCGTCGGTATCGATCATCGACTACTTCGCCGACGGCAACGCGTCGGTGCGCCTGGTGAACGACACCAGCCACCTCAGCCGCTCAGACGAGAAGGCCCCTGTTTCTTAA
- a CDS encoding histone H1-like protein produces the protein MTAPAKKAPARKAAVKKAAPAKKAVAAKKAPAKKVVAKAPAKKVVAKKAPAKKVVAAKAPAKKAPAKKVVAKAAPAKKAPAKKVVAKAPAKKVAAKKAPAKKVVARKVVAKAAPAKKAPAKKVVAKAPAKKAVAKKAPAKKAVAKKAPAKKAVARKAPAKKAATRRPAR, from the coding sequence ATGACCGCACCGGCCAAGAAGGCGCCCGCACGGAAGGCGGCAGTGAAGAAAGCTGCGCCGGCCAAGAAAGCGGTGGCCGCGAAGAAGGCACCGGCGAAGAAGGTTGTTGCCAAGGCGCCCGCGAAGAAGGTTGTCGCCAAGAAGGCTCCGGCCAAGAAGGTCGTCGCCGCTAAGGCACCGGCGAAGAAGGCTCCGGCCAAGAAGGTCGTCGCCAAGGCTGCGCCGGCGAAGAAGGCTCCGGCGAAGAAGGTTGTTGCCAAGGCCCCCGCCAAGAAGGTGGCTGCCAAGAAGGCTCCGGCCAAGAAGGTAGTGGCCCGCAAGGTTGTGGCCAAGGCCGCGCCGGCGAAGAAGGCCCCCGCCAAGAAGGTCGTCGCGAAGGCCCCCGCCAAGAAGGCGGTGGCCAAGAAGGCTCCGGCCAAGAAGGCGGTGGCCAAGAAGGCTCCTGCGAAGAAGGCCGTGGCCCGCAAGGCGCCCGCCAAGAAGGCAGCGACGCGGCGACCTGCTCGCTAA
- a CDS encoding reduced coenzyme F420:NADP oxidoreductase, whose product MTDVTSLTIAILGGTGGQGQGLAYRFANAGLSVIVGSRDAQRAQASAEELSSKITAGEVSGASNAAAASAADVIVVAVPWEAHEKTLTGLVTELTGKIVVDCVNPMGFDERGPYPLVTDDGSAAEEAAKLLPESIVVAAFHHVSAVLLSDPAVTNLDLDVLVLGEDRSATDTVQAIAELLPGVRGIFGGRLRNAGQVEALTANLIAVNRRYKTHAGIRITGL is encoded by the coding sequence TTGACTGACGTCACCTCTTTGACCATCGCGATCCTCGGCGGCACGGGCGGACAGGGGCAGGGACTGGCCTACCGTTTCGCCAACGCCGGCCTCAGCGTGATCGTCGGCTCCCGTGACGCGCAGCGGGCCCAGGCATCCGCCGAAGAGCTGAGCAGCAAGATCACGGCCGGAGAGGTCAGCGGCGCCTCGAACGCGGCCGCCGCCTCCGCCGCCGACGTAATCGTCGTTGCGGTGCCGTGGGAGGCCCACGAGAAGACCCTCACCGGCCTGGTCACCGAGTTGACCGGCAAGATCGTCGTCGACTGCGTCAACCCGATGGGTTTCGACGAACGCGGCCCGTACCCGCTGGTCACCGACGATGGCAGTGCCGCTGAAGAGGCGGCGAAGTTGCTTCCGGAGTCGATCGTCGTCGCGGCGTTTCACCACGTGAGCGCCGTGCTGCTCTCAGACCCCGCCGTGACCAACCTCGACCTCGACGTGCTCGTACTGGGTGAGGATCGCTCGGCCACCGATACCGTGCAGGCCATCGCCGAGCTGCTCCCGGGTGTGCGCGGGATCTTCGGCGGACGGCTACGCAACGCCGGCCAGGTCGAGGCATTGACGGCGAACCTCATCGCGGTGAACCGTCGTTACAAGACGCACGCCGGTATCAGGATCACCGGTCTGTAG
- a CDS encoding ketopantoate hydroxymethyltransferase yields the protein MSETLYGAITSRRITIRDLQQAKTSQERWTMLTAYDYSTARCFDEAGTPVLLVGDSAANVVYGYDSTVPVTVDELLPLVRGVVRGTKRALVVADLPFGSYEASAQQALETAVRFMKEGGAQAVKLEGGHRVLPQVEALTNAGIPVMAHIGLTPQSVNTLGGYRVQGRGDEAAHRLLLDAKALQQAGAFAVVLEVVPSEVARSVTSQLQIPTVGIGAGLDCDAQVLVWQDMAGLRGERKPAKFVKEFADVGAILRSAATQFADEVRSGAYPAEEHSYS from the coding sequence ATGAGCGAGACCCTTTATGGCGCCATCACGTCGCGCCGAATCACCATCCGAGACCTGCAGCAGGCCAAGACTTCGCAAGAGCGTTGGACCATGCTTACGGCCTACGACTACTCGACGGCCCGGTGCTTCGACGAGGCCGGAACTCCGGTGCTCCTCGTCGGAGACTCCGCGGCGAACGTCGTCTACGGCTACGACAGCACCGTCCCGGTCACTGTCGATGAACTCCTCCCCTTGGTCCGCGGCGTAGTCCGCGGCACGAAGCGCGCCCTGGTGGTCGCGGACCTTCCCTTCGGCAGCTACGAGGCCTCCGCCCAGCAGGCGCTGGAGACCGCGGTGCGGTTCATGAAGGAGGGCGGCGCCCAGGCTGTGAAGCTCGAGGGCGGCCATCGCGTACTCCCCCAGGTGGAGGCGCTCACCAACGCCGGCATCCCGGTGATGGCCCACATCGGCCTCACTCCGCAGTCGGTGAACACGCTCGGCGGCTACCGCGTGCAGGGCCGGGGCGACGAGGCGGCTCACCGCCTGCTCCTCGACGCCAAGGCTCTACAGCAGGCCGGTGCCTTTGCCGTCGTGCTCGAGGTTGTTCCCTCCGAGGTCGCCCGGTCGGTAACCTCGCAGTTGCAGATCCCGACCGTGGGCATCGGCGCCGGTCTCGACTGCGACGCCCAGGTGCTCGTGTGGCAGGACATGGCCGGGCTGCGGGGCGAGCGGAAGCCCGCGAAGTTCGTCAAGGAGTTCGCCGATGTCGGCGCGATCCTGCGCAGCGCGGCCACCCAGTTCGCCGACGAGGTGCGCAGCGGCGCCTACCCCGCCGAGGAGCACTCCTACAGCTGA
- a CDS encoding NAD+ synthase (glutamine-hydrolysing) yields MGMRQLRIALAQVSLTVGDFAANTRSVLEWTAAAAAGGAQLVLFPEMTLTGYPPEDLVFRRSFEDASREALSELTRALADAGYGDLGVVVGFLDESGGPRNASAFCHRGAVTATYFKHHLPNYGVFDEERYFVPGERFSVVRFHDIDIAMTICEDIWQEGGPFAVAAQVGVDLVVNINGSPYERHKDDVRLELASRRAVEARATVAYVNQVGAQDELVFDGDSFVVAADGSLLARAPQYTEDLYFVDLTFTEDTPTEAPEPVAGPGGTPTMPVDRATTETSPVTPYPAAVAAVADRICDEAEVWGALVLGTRDYVRKNGFRSVVLGISGGIDSAVVAAIAADAIGGENVYGVALPSQYSSDHSIADAVGLAERIGAHYRLVPIGAMVDAFVSSLGLSGVAEENVQARVRGTTLMALSNAEGHLVLATGNKSELAVGYSTIYGDAVGGFAPIKDVPKSLVWALARWRNADAAARGETEPIPANSIEKAPSAELRPGQFDSDSLPDYEILDEILANYVDGDKGFESIVALGFDPELVTRVARMVDTAEWKRRQYPMGPKISFKSFGRDRRLPVTNHWREHPAAE; encoded by the coding sequence ATGGGTATGCGCCAACTCAGAATCGCTCTAGCTCAGGTCTCGCTCACCGTCGGCGACTTCGCCGCGAACACCCGCTCCGTACTGGAGTGGACGGCCGCCGCGGCCGCCGGCGGAGCGCAGCTGGTCCTCTTCCCGGAGATGACCCTGACCGGATACCCCCCGGAGGATCTGGTCTTCCGCCGCTCCTTCGAGGACGCCTCACGTGAGGCCCTTAGCGAGTTGACGCGCGCCCTGGCCGACGCCGGATACGGCGATCTCGGCGTCGTGGTGGGGTTCCTGGACGAGTCCGGCGGCCCGCGTAACGCGAGCGCCTTCTGCCATCGGGGCGCGGTGACTGCGACGTACTTCAAGCACCATCTGCCCAACTACGGCGTCTTCGACGAGGAGCGCTACTTCGTGCCCGGCGAGCGGTTCAGCGTGGTGCGCTTCCACGACATCGACATCGCCATGACGATCTGCGAGGACATCTGGCAGGAGGGTGGCCCCTTCGCGGTCGCCGCGCAGGTAGGCGTCGACCTGGTCGTCAACATCAACGGATCACCGTACGAACGGCACAAGGACGACGTACGCCTTGAGCTGGCGAGCCGGCGCGCGGTCGAGGCACGGGCCACCGTCGCCTACGTCAATCAGGTCGGCGCCCAGGACGAGCTCGTCTTCGACGGCGACTCGTTCGTGGTTGCGGCTGACGGCAGCCTGCTGGCCCGGGCTCCGCAGTACACCGAGGATCTCTACTTCGTCGATCTCACCTTCACCGAAGACACGCCTACGGAGGCCCCCGAGCCTGTCGCCGGCCCGGGTGGGACGCCGACGATGCCCGTCGACCGAGCCACCACCGAAACGTCGCCGGTTACCCCCTACCCGGCGGCGGTCGCTGCGGTGGCCGACCGCATCTGCGACGAGGCCGAGGTCTGGGGTGCTCTCGTTCTTGGCACCCGCGACTATGTCCGCAAGAACGGATTCCGTTCGGTCGTCCTGGGGATCTCCGGGGGCATCGACTCCGCTGTTGTCGCCGCCATCGCGGCTGACGCGATCGGCGGCGAGAACGTCTACGGCGTGGCGCTGCCCAGCCAGTACTCCTCTGACCACTCGATCGCCGACGCGGTTGGGCTGGCCGAGCGGATCGGCGCCCATTACCGGCTGGTTCCGATCGGGGCGATGGTTGACGCGTTCGTGAGCTCGCTCGGCCTCAGCGGCGTCGCCGAGGAGAACGTCCAGGCGCGGGTTCGCGGCACCACCCTGATGGCGCTGTCGAACGCGGAGGGACACCTGGTGCTGGCGACCGGCAACAAGAGTGAGCTCGCCGTCGGGTACTCGACGATCTACGGCGATGCGGTCGGCGGTTTCGCGCCGATCAAGGACGTGCCGAAGTCGCTGGTGTGGGCGCTGGCCCGCTGGCGTAACGCCGACGCCGCGGCCCGGGGTGAGACCGAGCCGATCCCGGCGAACTCGATCGAGAAGGCACCCTCGGCCGAACTGCGCCCCGGCCAGTTCGACAGCGATTCGCTCCCCGACTACGAGATCCTCGACGAGATCCTGGCCAACTACGTCGACGGCGACAAGGGCTTCGAATCGATCGTCGCCCTGGGCTTCGATCCGGAGTTGGTGACCCGGGTCGCCCGGATGGTCGATACCGCCGAGTGGAAGCGCCGCCAGTACCCGATGGGCCCGAAGATCAGCTTTAAATCATTCGGACGCGACCGTCGCTTGCCGGTCACCAACCACTGGCGCGAACACCCGGCCGCGGAGTGA
- a CDS encoding Lipoprotein-anchoring transpeptidase ErfK/SrfK, whose protein sequence is MVAVRRWRRSALSATALVMGAIIATTALTACNPKSTTVGAPSAGQSPAGDADVPSATPTPTATPAPSNTPAALALSPANGAANVSPVAPVTASVTGGKLTAVTVTNDAGKEVTGALDPTSATWKATEPLGYSRTYRMKADAVNDAGSVTTQTSSFTTLTPGNMTQVYLNTTGGQPLNQGGVYGVGIVVVAHFDEQITDRAAAEKALVVTTTPAVAGSWYWTDNSNAHWRPQTYYASGTKVSVNANIYGVKVGPGLYGETDSAVGFTIGAKHVSISDDKTKMVSVYFNDKLQRKMPTSMGKGGSQVVNGLTISYWTQPGTYTVIGQGNPVIMDSSTYGLPVNAKGGYREPIYWATRISTDGVYLHELDTTVWAQGSRDLSHGCLNLNQTNAKWFYQNAQIGDVVKVINTGGSTLQVWQNGDWTVPWATWKAGSALS, encoded by the coding sequence GTGGTGGCAGTACGACGGTGGCGACGTTCGGCGTTGAGCGCCACTGCGCTGGTGATGGGCGCAATCATCGCCACGACCGCGCTGACGGCCTGCAATCCGAAGTCGACGACCGTCGGGGCACCGTCGGCCGGGCAGTCCCCGGCTGGCGACGCTGACGTTCCGAGCGCCACTCCGACCCCCACCGCCACCCCGGCGCCCTCCAACACTCCCGCTGCACTGGCCCTCTCACCGGCCAACGGTGCGGCTAACGTCAGCCCGGTCGCCCCGGTCACCGCATCGGTCACCGGCGGCAAGCTGACGGCAGTGACGGTCACCAACGACGCCGGCAAGGAGGTCACCGGCGCCCTCGATCCGACGAGCGCGACCTGGAAGGCCACCGAGCCGCTCGGCTACTCGCGCACGTACCGCATGAAGGCAGACGCGGTCAATGACGCCGGCAGTGTCACTACCCAGACGTCCAGCTTCACGACCCTGACCCCAGGCAACATGACGCAGGTCTACCTGAACACCACCGGCGGCCAGCCGCTGAACCAGGGTGGTGTCTACGGAGTCGGCATCGTCGTCGTGGCCCACTTCGACGAGCAGATCACCGACCGGGCCGCCGCCGAGAAGGCCCTCGTTGTCACCACGACGCCGGCCGTCGCCGGCAGTTGGTACTGGACCGACAACTCCAACGCGCACTGGCGCCCGCAGACCTACTACGCGAGCGGCACCAAGGTCAGCGTCAACGCGAACATCTACGGGGTGAAGGTCGGCCCGGGCCTCTACGGCGAGACCGACTCAGCGGTCGGGTTCACGATCGGCGCCAAGCACGTGTCGATCTCCGATGACAAGACCAAGATGGTCAGCGTCTACTTCAACGACAAGCTGCAGCGCAAGATGCCGACGTCGATGGGCAAGGGTGGCAGCCAGGTCGTCAACGGGCTGACGATCTCGTACTGGACGCAGCCCGGCACCTACACCGTCATCGGCCAGGGCAACCCGGTCATCATGGACTCCTCCACCTACGGGCTTCCGGTCAACGCCAAGGGTGGGTACCGCGAGCCCATCTACTGGGCGACCCGAATAAGTACCGACGGTGTCTACCTCCATGAGCTCGACACCACCGTCTGGGCTCAGGGCTCCCGAGATCTCTCGCACGGCTGCCTCAACCTGAATCAGACCAACGCGAAGTGGTTCTACCAGAACGCCCAGATCGGCGACGTCGTGAAGGTCATCAACACCGGCGGGAGCACGCTGCAGGTCTGGCAGAACGGTGACTGGACCGTTCCGTGGGCAACTTGGAAGGCCGGCAGCGCCCTCAGCTGA